The Musa acuminata AAA Group cultivar baxijiao chromosome BXJ2-2, Cavendish_Baxijiao_AAA, whole genome shotgun sequence genome has a segment encoding these proteins:
- the LOC135606252 gene encoding beta-galactosidase-like isoform X3 translates to MVGPSRALSLLIAIACCLSSWAMNVTYDGRAIIIDGQRRVLISGSIHYARSTAEMWPDLIQKAKEGGVDAIDTYIFWNAHEPSRGEYNFEGNLNFIKFIKIVQDAGLYVVLRIGPYVCAEWNYGGFPVWLHQIPGIELRTNNDIFKAEMQTFTTLIVSMVKKEKLLAPEGGPVIITQIENEYGNFIKKYGDSGKRYIQWCADMAKSLNVNVPWIMCQQADAPSPMINTCNGFYCHKFKPNRPSIPKMWTENWTGWFKGWGESQPHRPVEDVAYAVANFFASGGTFQNYYMYHGGTNFGRTSGGPYLTTSYDYDAPLDEYGNIRQPKWGHLKQLHSAIKMMEKILTYGEVNTTQLGNALAVTKFSINETSSGCFLTNANQSNDANATYNGNTYLVPSRSISILPDCKKEVYNTAKVTTQTSLMVNKPVKSTKLSWKWHSEIMEDTLNGKGSFSNESLLEQIMTTGDASDYLWYMTSVTLNKSSTSWRKKMNLRVKTKGHILHAYVNNRLIGSGYATKGSYKFDFEQEAELRDGHNFITLLSATDGLANYGAFFDLQKAGIDGGPVELIGNGKEKIDLTKNKWSYKIGLNGEMSKIYLPSASHGLNWNSDRLPINKSMTWYKEWGKGMLG, encoded by the exons atGGTGGGTCCTTCGAGAGCTCTGTCGCTGCTCATCGCCATCGCTTGCTGCCTGAGCTCATGGGCGATGAACGTGACCTATGATGGAAGAGCAATAATCATCGATGGCCAACGCCGGGTTCTCATCTCCGGCTCCATTCATTATGCACGGAGCACCGCCGAG ATGTGGCCAGATCTGATACAGAAGGCAAAGGAGGGTGGAGTCGATGCCATCGACACCTACATCTTTTGGAACGCTCATGAACCAAGCCGTGGAGAG TACAATTTCGAGGGCAACCTGaacttcatcaagttcatcaagatTGTGCAGGATGCCGGCCTCTACGTAGTTCTCCGGATTGGACCATATGTTTGTGCTGAGTGGAACTATGG GGGTTTTCCTGTGTGGTTACATCAGATTCCAGGAATTGAACTGAGGACCAATAATGACATCTTTAAG GCTGAGATGCAAACTTTCACAACTTTGATAGTGAGCATGGTCAAAAAGGAAAAACTATTAGCTCCAGAAGGTGGACCGGTCATCATAACACAG ATCGAAAACGAGTATGGCAATTTCATAAAAAAGTATGGAGATTCTGGGAAAAGGTATATCCAGTGGTGTGCTGACATGGCAAAATCTCTCAATGTGAATGTGCCATGGATCATGTGCCAGCAAGCAGATGCACCATCTCCTATG ATAAATACTTGCAATGGCTTCTACTGTCACAAGTTCAAGCCAAATCGCCCAAGCATTCCCAAAATGTGGACAGAAAATTGGACCGGATG GTTCAAAGGTTGGGGAGAGAGTCAACCTCATAGACCTGTTGAAGATGTGGCTTATGCAGTGGCAAACTTCTTTGCATCTGGAGGCACCTTCCAGAATTATTATATG TATCATGGAGGAACCAATTTTGGTCGGACATCAGGAGGTCCTTATCTTACAACATCATATGATTATGATGCTCCTCTAGATGAATATG GGAACATAAGGCAACCAAAGTGGGGACATTTGAAGCAATTACATAGTGCCATTAAAATGATGGAGAAGATTCTCACATACGGTGAAGTCAATACCACACAGCTGGGAAATGCATTGGCG GTAACAAAGTTCTCCATAAATGAAACTAGTTCTGGCTGTTTCTTGACCAATGCTAATCAATCAAATGATGCCAATGCAACATACAATGGAAACACATATCTTGTGCCTTCTAGGTCTATCAGTATCCTCCCTGATTGCAAAAAGGAAGTCTACAACACTGCCAAG GTAACCACACAAACTTCTTTGATGGTTAACAAACCTGTCAAGTCGACAAAATTGAGTTGGAAATGGCACTCTGAAATCATGGAGGATACCCTCAATGGTAAGGGGTCATTCTCTAATGAGTCACTATTAGAGCAGATCATGACTACTGGTGATGCTAGTGACTACTTGTGGTACATGACCAG TGTGACACTCAACAAATCCAGTACATCTTGGCGCAAGAAGATGAACCTACGGGTTAAAACAAAAGGCCACATTCTTCATGCTTATGTTAACAACCGCCTAATAG GATCAGGTTATGCTACAAAAGGATCTTACAAGTTTGACTTTGAGCAGGAGGCCGAATTGAGGGATGGACATAATTTCATTACATTGCTCAGTGCTACTGACGGTCTGGCG AACTATGGGGCATTTTTTGACTTGCAAAAGGCTGGAATCGATGGTGGTCCTGTTGAACTTATTGGAAATGGAAAGGAAAAAATTGACTTGACAAAAAACAAATGGTCATACaag ATTGGACTGAATGGAGAGATGAGCAAAATCTACTTGCCATCAGCATCCCATGGCCTCAACTGGAACTCTGATCGACTTCCTATTAACAAGTCAATGACTTGGTACAAG GAATGGGGAAAGGGCATGCTTGGGTGA
- the LOC135606252 gene encoding beta-galactosidase-like isoform X1 — translation MVGPSRALSLLIAIACCLSSWAMNVTYDGRAIIIDGQRRVLISGSIHYARSTAEMWPDLIQKAKEGGVDAIDTYIFWNAHEPSRGEYNFEGNLNFIKFIKIVQDAGLYVVLRIGPYVCAEWNYGGFPVWLHQIPGIELRTNNDIFKAEMQTFTTLIVSMVKKEKLLAPEGGPVIITQIENEYGNFIKKYGDSGKRYIQWCADMAKSLNVNVPWIMCQQADAPSPMINTCNGFYCHKFKPNRPSIPKMWTENWTGWFKGWGESQPHRPVEDVAYAVANFFASGGTFQNYYMYHGGTNFGRTSGGPYLTTSYDYDAPLDEYGNIRQPKWGHLKQLHSAIKMMEKILTYGEVNTTQLGNALAVTKFSINETSSGCFLTNANQSNDANATYNGNTYLVPSRSISILPDCKKEVYNTAKVTTQTSLMVNKPVKSTKLSWKWHSEIMEDTLNGKGSFSNESLLEQIMTTGDASDYLWYMTSVTLNKSSTSWRKKMNLRVKTKGHILHAYVNNRLIGSGYATKGSYKFDFEQEAELRDGHNFITLLSATDGLANYGAFFDLQKAGIDGGPVELIGNGKEKIDLTKNKWSYKIGLNGEMSKIYLPSASHGLNWNSDRLPINKSMTWYKTTFEVPDGNDSLVLDLQGMGKGHAWVNGQSIGRYWPSFLAADSGCEPCDYRQKYDSDKCRTECGMPSQRWYHVPRSFTTKGPNTLILFEEVGGDPSQVSLQTVTIGTVCANVVEGSILELSCQGSRSFSEIQFASFGNPEGSCGSLKKGSCEAPDALAVVKKACIGRSNCSINVTANAFEPSECSDLSKRLAVQAIC, via the exons atGGTGGGTCCTTCGAGAGCTCTGTCGCTGCTCATCGCCATCGCTTGCTGCCTGAGCTCATGGGCGATGAACGTGACCTATGATGGAAGAGCAATAATCATCGATGGCCAACGCCGGGTTCTCATCTCCGGCTCCATTCATTATGCACGGAGCACCGCCGAG ATGTGGCCAGATCTGATACAGAAGGCAAAGGAGGGTGGAGTCGATGCCATCGACACCTACATCTTTTGGAACGCTCATGAACCAAGCCGTGGAGAG TACAATTTCGAGGGCAACCTGaacttcatcaagttcatcaagatTGTGCAGGATGCCGGCCTCTACGTAGTTCTCCGGATTGGACCATATGTTTGTGCTGAGTGGAACTATGG GGGTTTTCCTGTGTGGTTACATCAGATTCCAGGAATTGAACTGAGGACCAATAATGACATCTTTAAG GCTGAGATGCAAACTTTCACAACTTTGATAGTGAGCATGGTCAAAAAGGAAAAACTATTAGCTCCAGAAGGTGGACCGGTCATCATAACACAG ATCGAAAACGAGTATGGCAATTTCATAAAAAAGTATGGAGATTCTGGGAAAAGGTATATCCAGTGGTGTGCTGACATGGCAAAATCTCTCAATGTGAATGTGCCATGGATCATGTGCCAGCAAGCAGATGCACCATCTCCTATG ATAAATACTTGCAATGGCTTCTACTGTCACAAGTTCAAGCCAAATCGCCCAAGCATTCCCAAAATGTGGACAGAAAATTGGACCGGATG GTTCAAAGGTTGGGGAGAGAGTCAACCTCATAGACCTGTTGAAGATGTGGCTTATGCAGTGGCAAACTTCTTTGCATCTGGAGGCACCTTCCAGAATTATTATATG TATCATGGAGGAACCAATTTTGGTCGGACATCAGGAGGTCCTTATCTTACAACATCATATGATTATGATGCTCCTCTAGATGAATATG GGAACATAAGGCAACCAAAGTGGGGACATTTGAAGCAATTACATAGTGCCATTAAAATGATGGAGAAGATTCTCACATACGGTGAAGTCAATACCACACAGCTGGGAAATGCATTGGCG GTAACAAAGTTCTCCATAAATGAAACTAGTTCTGGCTGTTTCTTGACCAATGCTAATCAATCAAATGATGCCAATGCAACATACAATGGAAACACATATCTTGTGCCTTCTAGGTCTATCAGTATCCTCCCTGATTGCAAAAAGGAAGTCTACAACACTGCCAAG GTAACCACACAAACTTCTTTGATGGTTAACAAACCTGTCAAGTCGACAAAATTGAGTTGGAAATGGCACTCTGAAATCATGGAGGATACCCTCAATGGTAAGGGGTCATTCTCTAATGAGTCACTATTAGAGCAGATCATGACTACTGGTGATGCTAGTGACTACTTGTGGTACATGACCAG TGTGACACTCAACAAATCCAGTACATCTTGGCGCAAGAAGATGAACCTACGGGTTAAAACAAAAGGCCACATTCTTCATGCTTATGTTAACAACCGCCTAATAG GATCAGGTTATGCTACAAAAGGATCTTACAAGTTTGACTTTGAGCAGGAGGCCGAATTGAGGGATGGACATAATTTCATTACATTGCTCAGTGCTACTGACGGTCTGGCG AACTATGGGGCATTTTTTGACTTGCAAAAGGCTGGAATCGATGGTGGTCCTGTTGAACTTATTGGAAATGGAAAGGAAAAAATTGACTTGACAAAAAACAAATGGTCATACaag ATTGGACTGAATGGAGAGATGAGCAAAATCTACTTGCCATCAGCATCCCATGGCCTCAACTGGAACTCTGATCGACTTCCTATTAACAAGTCAATGACTTGGTACAAG ACAACATTTGAGGTTCCTGATGGCAATGATAGTCTCGTGTTGGACCTGCAAGGAATGGGGAAAGGGCATGCTTGGGTGAACGGGCAGAGCATTGGGCGCTACTGGCCAAGCTTCCTTGCTGCTGACAGCGGGTGTGAACCTTGTGATTACCGACAAAAATATGACTCCGACAAGTGTAGAACTGAATGCGGAATGCCTTCTCAGAGATG GTACCATGTCCCTAGATCCTTCACTACCAAGGGACCCAATACTCTGATCTTGTTCGAGGAAGTCGGTGGTGATCCTTCTCAAGTGAGTCTCCAGACGGTGACCATTGGAACAGTATGCGCCAATGTTGTCGAGGGAAGCATTCTGGAGCTGTCATGCCAAGGGAGCAGAAGCTTCAGCGAGATTCAATTTGCAAGCTTTGGAAATCCTGAGGGGTCGTGTGGCTCGCTTAAGAAGGGCTCTTGTGAGGCTCCTGATGCCTTAGCAGTCGTAAAGAAG GCATGCATCGGTCGATCTAACTGCTCAATCAATGTGACTGCGAACGCATTCGAGCCCAGTGAATGCAGCGATCTCAGCAAGAGGCTTGCAGTGCAAGCAATCTGCTGA
- the LOC135606252 gene encoding beta-galactosidase-like isoform X2 — MQTFTTLIVSMVKKEKLLAPEGGPVIITQIENEYGNFIKKYGDSGKRYIQWCADMAKSLNVNVPWIMCQQADAPSPMINTCNGFYCHKFKPNRPSIPKMWTENWTGWFKGWGESQPHRPVEDVAYAVANFFASGGTFQNYYMYHGGTNFGRTSGGPYLTTSYDYDAPLDEYGNIRQPKWGHLKQLHSAIKMMEKILTYGEVNTTQLGNALAVTKFSINETSSGCFLTNANQSNDANATYNGNTYLVPSRSISILPDCKKEVYNTAKVTTQTSLMVNKPVKSTKLSWKWHSEIMEDTLNGKGSFSNESLLEQIMTTGDASDYLWYMTSVTLNKSSTSWRKKMNLRVKTKGHILHAYVNNRLIGSGYATKGSYKFDFEQEAELRDGHNFITLLSATDGLANYGAFFDLQKAGIDGGPVELIGNGKEKIDLTKNKWSYKIGLNGEMSKIYLPSASHGLNWNSDRLPINKSMTWYKTTFEVPDGNDSLVLDLQGMGKGHAWVNGQSIGRYWPSFLAADSGCEPCDYRQKYDSDKCRTECGMPSQRWYHVPRSFTTKGPNTLILFEEVGGDPSQVSLQTVTIGTVCANVVEGSILELSCQGSRSFSEIQFASFGNPEGSCGSLKKGSCEAPDALAVVKKACIGRSNCSINVTANAFEPSECSDLSKRLAVQAIC, encoded by the exons ATGCAAACTTTCACAACTTTGATAGTGAGCATGGTCAAAAAGGAAAAACTATTAGCTCCAGAAGGTGGACCGGTCATCATAACACAG ATCGAAAACGAGTATGGCAATTTCATAAAAAAGTATGGAGATTCTGGGAAAAGGTATATCCAGTGGTGTGCTGACATGGCAAAATCTCTCAATGTGAATGTGCCATGGATCATGTGCCAGCAAGCAGATGCACCATCTCCTATG ATAAATACTTGCAATGGCTTCTACTGTCACAAGTTCAAGCCAAATCGCCCAAGCATTCCCAAAATGTGGACAGAAAATTGGACCGGATG GTTCAAAGGTTGGGGAGAGAGTCAACCTCATAGACCTGTTGAAGATGTGGCTTATGCAGTGGCAAACTTCTTTGCATCTGGAGGCACCTTCCAGAATTATTATATG TATCATGGAGGAACCAATTTTGGTCGGACATCAGGAGGTCCTTATCTTACAACATCATATGATTATGATGCTCCTCTAGATGAATATG GGAACATAAGGCAACCAAAGTGGGGACATTTGAAGCAATTACATAGTGCCATTAAAATGATGGAGAAGATTCTCACATACGGTGAAGTCAATACCACACAGCTGGGAAATGCATTGGCG GTAACAAAGTTCTCCATAAATGAAACTAGTTCTGGCTGTTTCTTGACCAATGCTAATCAATCAAATGATGCCAATGCAACATACAATGGAAACACATATCTTGTGCCTTCTAGGTCTATCAGTATCCTCCCTGATTGCAAAAAGGAAGTCTACAACACTGCCAAG GTAACCACACAAACTTCTTTGATGGTTAACAAACCTGTCAAGTCGACAAAATTGAGTTGGAAATGGCACTCTGAAATCATGGAGGATACCCTCAATGGTAAGGGGTCATTCTCTAATGAGTCACTATTAGAGCAGATCATGACTACTGGTGATGCTAGTGACTACTTGTGGTACATGACCAG TGTGACACTCAACAAATCCAGTACATCTTGGCGCAAGAAGATGAACCTACGGGTTAAAACAAAAGGCCACATTCTTCATGCTTATGTTAACAACCGCCTAATAG GATCAGGTTATGCTACAAAAGGATCTTACAAGTTTGACTTTGAGCAGGAGGCCGAATTGAGGGATGGACATAATTTCATTACATTGCTCAGTGCTACTGACGGTCTGGCG AACTATGGGGCATTTTTTGACTTGCAAAAGGCTGGAATCGATGGTGGTCCTGTTGAACTTATTGGAAATGGAAAGGAAAAAATTGACTTGACAAAAAACAAATGGTCATACaag ATTGGACTGAATGGAGAGATGAGCAAAATCTACTTGCCATCAGCATCCCATGGCCTCAACTGGAACTCTGATCGACTTCCTATTAACAAGTCAATGACTTGGTACAAG ACAACATTTGAGGTTCCTGATGGCAATGATAGTCTCGTGTTGGACCTGCAAGGAATGGGGAAAGGGCATGCTTGGGTGAACGGGCAGAGCATTGGGCGCTACTGGCCAAGCTTCCTTGCTGCTGACAGCGGGTGTGAACCTTGTGATTACCGACAAAAATATGACTCCGACAAGTGTAGAACTGAATGCGGAATGCCTTCTCAGAGATG GTACCATGTCCCTAGATCCTTCACTACCAAGGGACCCAATACTCTGATCTTGTTCGAGGAAGTCGGTGGTGATCCTTCTCAAGTGAGTCTCCAGACGGTGACCATTGGAACAGTATGCGCCAATGTTGTCGAGGGAAGCATTCTGGAGCTGTCATGCCAAGGGAGCAGAAGCTTCAGCGAGATTCAATTTGCAAGCTTTGGAAATCCTGAGGGGTCGTGTGGCTCGCTTAAGAAGGGCTCTTGTGAGGCTCCTGATGCCTTAGCAGTCGTAAAGAAG GCATGCATCGGTCGATCTAACTGCTCAATCAATGTGACTGCGAACGCATTCGAGCCCAGTGAATGCAGCGATCTCAGCAAGAGGCTTGCAGTGCAAGCAATCTGCTGA
- the LOC135605085 gene encoding ethylene-responsive transcription factor ERF017-like, which yields MQNQEIGTNEAQPTTARYKGVRLRKWGKWVAEVRFPNSRRRLWLGSYPTPEMAARAYDAAVYCLRGPGAAFNFPSHPPSIPSADKLSRYEIREAAERHAREGPQREEAEEAGEQVADPGAGSSGLGAPSGQPAEPSSSVPVFDDATASGGEWFDGFWYDAGGGIDDGDIYGSSPLWNFHQ from the coding sequence ATGCAGAACCAGGAAATCGGCACGAACGAGGCGCAGCCGACGACGGCGAGGTACAAGGGAGTGCGATTGAGGAAGTGGGGCAAATGGGTAGCCGAGGTGCGGTTCCCCAACAGCCGCCGGCGGCTGTGGCTCGGCTCCTACCCGACGCCCGAGATGGCTGCGCGAGCCTACGACGCCGCCGTGTACTGCCTGCGCGGCCCCGGCGCGGCGTTCAACTTCCCGAGCCACCCACCCAGCATACCGTCGGCCGACAAGCTGAGCCGGTACGAGATACGTGAGGCGGCCGAGCGGCACGCGCGCGAAGGGCCGCAGCGGGAGGAGGCAGAGGAAGCTGGCGAGCAAGTGGCGGATCCTGGTGCGGGAAGCTCTGGTTTAGGGGCGCCGTCGGGGCAGCCGGCCGAGCCGTCATCATCAGTGCCGGTTTTCGACGACGCCACAGCGAGCGGTGGGGAATGGTTCGATGGTTTCTGGTATGACGCCGGGGGCGGCATCGACGATGGCGATATCTATGGATCGTCTCCTCTTTGGAACTTCCATCAGTAG